The Halomicrobium zhouii region CGTCACCGCTTGCGCCGTCACCGCTTGCGCCGTCGCTTCCCGTATTCGACGGCGTCTCCGTCGGGAACGACTCGACGTCAGACCCGCTGTCGCCGCCGGGCGCGGGACCGAACCCGGTGACGAGCGCCCCGACGACGCCCGCCACCAGGAGGATTCCGACGCCGACGACTGCGAGTAGTTTCGCGTTCATTCGTCAGGCGTCGACCCCGTTACCGGCGGATTCGCTGACCTCGTCACCTGGGTTCCCGCCCAGCGTCCCGTCGAGGAACTGGCCGATGGCGTCGAGGATGGACGTGACGAACTCCGGTACCGGGTCGGGCAGGTCCCCGGGCGGCCCCACGGCTCCGCTGGTCTCGTCGGTCGCACTGGCCGCGGGCGCTGCCGCGACGGAACCGGTCAACAAGCAGATCACAGCGACGAATACGCCAGCCGTCAGGAGTGAGTTTCGGAACATCGTCGTCCTCCTGTATCCCTCTCGCACACATCAATCGGTTCGATAGTACGCGCGGATTCGCACCGTTTAGCCACTGTTTGTGTCGTTCAATCCGTGTCGTACCGGGAGACGCGCCCCCGGTGCGCCGGCCAGGACGCCGTGGCGATCTGGTGCCCCCAGGGATCATCCCCGGCATCGGCGTAGCGTTCGTCGAAGTACGTGTCGTCGAACCGCCTGGTCTCACCGGCGACGGGGGCGAAGTAACATTTGGCCCAGAAATCGAATCCTCGCCCGACCTCGCTTACGCGACGTCGCGCCGCTCAGTGATCGTCACGGTCTCTTCGTCCGACTCCACCGTCGTCTCGATGGTCACCCAGCCGCCGGCGCCCGTGACCGCGACGGCGTCACCGAACCCGAGCTCGATGCGCTTGGTCGCGGTGTGGGACTCGCCACCGGCCAGGGTACCGACGTCGGCCGACCCCTGCCAGACCTGCCTGCCGTTCCCTTCCTTGCCGGCGAAAATCTGCGTCGAGACGGTGACGTCCTCCGCCGTCGCGTTCTGCTGGTTCGTGACCGTCGACATCACGTCGCGACAGGTCCGACCGCACTTCTCCGTGTTGTCGGCGACGACCGTGAACGCCGGCTCGTCGGTCGTTTCATCGTCGCCGCCGCTGTCTCCGCCGCCGTTATCCGGTGGCGAAGCCGGCGCCTCTCCCGGAGCGGCGCCGTTACCAGGAGCGTTGTCGGGCCCGAAGCCCGGACCGGGGCCGGATCCGAACCCACTCGCCACGGCGCCACCCGACCCGACGACGAGGAGCACGGCGATGCCACACACTGCGAACAGTCTCGCATTCATCTATCGCTGGACTGGTACGTCGCGACCGGTGTTATTTATCCAGTCGCTAAGCACTCCCTCCGAACAGTCCAGCGACTGTCACCTGTCGTGGTCCCGGACTGGCAGGGTGCGTTCGAACCGCGGATTCACAGGGCCGAGACGGTGTTAATATCGGATTAAGCGGCGAGAAGTCGGGCGGTCCGCTCGTCGTTCGGACCCGGTCACTCCCGATGCGTCGGGGCGGCGTCCTCGACGACGGCGCAGGCCAGCACCTCGAAGTCGGCCGTCTCCGGCACGACGTCGACGTCGATGCCGTGGCTCTCGGCGGTCTCCCGCGTCGGGTCGCCGATGGCGCCGACGACGGCATCGTTCAGGCCCGCGAGCGCGTCGTCGCGAACCCCCCGCTCCTCGGCGGCGTCGAGGAAGTGCTCGACCGTGAGCGAGGACGTGAAGAGCGCGGCGTCGAGGTCGCCGTCGGCCGCGAGTTCGACCGACTCGCCGGCACCCTTTGGCCGGACGAGCCGATAGAGGACGGTCTCGTGGACGTCGGCGCCCGCGTCGGCCAGTCCATCGGTCAGGACCGCCGAGCCGTGGTCGGACCGGGCGACCTCGACGCTGGCCCCGTCGACGTCGTCTTCGAGCGCCGCGACCAGCCCCGACGACGTGTACTCCTCCGGGACCAGGTCGACGTCGTAGCCCGCCTCGCCCAGCGCGTCGGCCGTCGCGGCGCCGATAGCGCAGACGGTCGAGTCGCCCGGCTCCCAGCCGGCTTCGGCCGCCAGCTCGACGCCCGTCTTGCTCGTGAGAATCACGTAATCCGCGCCCTCACGCGGGGCGTTCCCCGTCGGTTCGACGACGAGCATCGGGTCGGCGACCGGGTCGGCGCCGAGCGATTCGAGGAGTTCGACCGCGTCGGCCAGGCGCTCGTCGTCGGGCCGGAAGACGGCGACGCGGAGGCGGGGTTCCTCACGCATCCTCGGTGGCCTCCTGTCCGTCGTCGAGCCGCTCGTTTTGCAGGAACGCTTTCACTCGCTCGCGCTCGCCCGCGACGTCGCCGATGACGGTGATGGCCGGCGGTTCGATGCCGTCCTCGTCGCGCACGTCGACGATCGAATCGAGCGTGCCGACGGCGACGCGCTGTTCGGGCCGGGTGGCCCGCTCGACCAGCGCCACCGGCGTTTCGGGGGCCATCCCGGCCTCCCGGAGCGCGCCGGTGTAGTCCGGGAGCTTGCCGACGCCCATCAGGACGACGATGGTGCCGCCCGTCGCGGCCAGCGCGCCCCAGTCGATAGCCGATTCCTCTTTGGTCGGGTCCTCGTGGCCGGTGACGAAGGAGACGGAGGAGGCGTGGTCGCGGTGGGTCACCGGGATGCCGGCGACTTCCGGCCCGGCGACGGCGCTGGTGATGCCCGGCACGACCTCGAAGGGGATCTCGTGCTCGGCGAGGTAGGCCATCTCCTCGCCGCCGCGGCCGAAGACGGTCGGGTCGCCGCCCTTGAGCCGAACGACGTCGTTCCCCTCTTCGGCGAGTTCGACCATGCGCCGGTTGGTGTACTCCTGAGGGGTCCACTCGCCGCTGGCGCGCTTGCCGACGTCTTCGCGCTTCTCGCCGGGGATGGCCTCCAGGATCTCCGGGCCGGGAAGCTTGTCGTGGAGGACGACGTCGGCCTCGTCGATCAGTCGCTTCGCCTTGACGGTCAGCAGTTCCGGGTCGCCGGGGCCAGAGCCCACGAGGTAGACGGTGCCGGTCATTCCTCGGTCGCTCCCCCATCCTCGGCGATTCCTTCGTCGTCGGTCTCGACGGCGGAGGCGGCGTCATCGTCCGCCTCGCCGCCGTCGTCGAGTTCCTTCTTCGCCGCCTCGATCATGTCTTTCGCACCCTGGTCGGCCAGGTCCGCGGCGAAGGACTTCGCACCGTCGACGTGGTGGTCGACGGGGATGTCCCGCGTCGCGCTCACTTCCTCGGTGCCGTCCTGGGAGAGCACCCGGACGCGCGTCCGGACGGACCGCCCCTGCAGGACGGCGTGGATGCCCAGCGGCGCGACGCAGCCACCGCCGAGTTCTTCGAGGATGACCCGCTCGACGGTCGTCTCCGCGCGCGAGCGCGGGTGGTCGAGCACTTCGTTGATCTCCTCGGCGACCTCCCCGTCGGCGGTCGCGACCGCCAGCGCACCCTGCCCCGGCGCGGGGACGAACGTCTCGGTCGACAGCGGCGTCGCCTCGACGTTGTACAGCAGTCCCGACCGCTCCAGACCTGCGCGGGCGAGGACGATGGCGTCGAACTCCGTGTCGACGTCACGGCCCAGCGCCTGTCGTTCTATCTCCCGGAGTCCGTCGAACCACTCCTCGACGTCCTGGTCGTAGGGGAAGACGTACTCGTCGTCCTCCAGTCGCTCCTTGCGTTCCTTCTCCTCCTCGCTGCGTTCCTCGTGTTCGGCCTGGAGCGACGGGGCCAGCAGCTTCTCGACCCTCGTGTCGACGTTGCCGCGCAGGGGCTGGACGTCCAGGTCGGGACGCTCGGCCAGGAGTTCGGCCTTCCGGCGGAGGCTCGACGTGCCGACCGTGGCACCCTCCGGCAGTTCCGAGAGCGTCGCCCCGTCGGGGGTGACCAGCACGTCCGACGGATCGGCGCGCTGGGGGACGGCGGCGACGACGAGCGAGTCTGGCTGTTCGGTCGGGACGTCCTTCATCGAGTGGACGGCGGCGTCGACGGAGCCGTCGAGGACCTGCTCGTCCAGGCTGCGGACGAACGCGCCGGTCTTGCCCAGGCGGTGGATCAGCTCGTCGCGGATCTGGTCGCCGGTGGTCTCCACCTCGACGATCTCGACGTCGTAGCGGCGGTCCTCCAGGGCCTCCCGGACGGCGGCGGCCTGGCGGAGCGCCAGGTCCGACCCCCGCGTCGCCAGCCGCAGCGTCCCTCGCGTAGTCATAGCTGTGACTCCACGGTCAGCGGTGAAAAGTCTGCTACTTCGGGCGCGCGCCGACCACTGAGTGCGGGCCGGACGGGTCAGCGGTCCGTGTCACCACGGCCCGTCCACGTCACCACGGCTCGTCCTTGAGCCCGAGCCAGTAGGCGATGGCGTTGGTCGCGACGTGGAGCAGCGGCGTCGCGACGAGGATGACGACCAGCACGGGGACGGTGAACGTCTCGGTGAACCACCCGAAGTCCGCGACGGCGGCGAGCAAGAGCGCGCCGACGACGAAGTCGAGCTGGTCGAGGCCGGGGAAGGCGGCGCCGCGCTCGCGGCCGGTCCGGCGCTTGAGGAAGGAGGCACCGACGTCGCCGAGCATCGCACCGAGGGCGAGGCCGACGGCGGCGAGCAGCGGAAATTCGGGGAGCGACGAGATGCCCAGTGCGTCGTTCGCGGTCCCGTTGACGGCGTTGAGCAGGAGGGCCAGCGCCGTGCCGGCGACGGTGCCCGCGAACGTCCCGCGCCAGGTCTTCCCGTCGCCGAGGACGCGCTTGCCGTTCCAGGTCCGGCCGCCGTCGATGGGACGCCCGCCGCCCGCCAGGACGGCCGCGTTGTTCGGGACGTAGGCGGGCAACATCGCCCAGAGCGCAGTGGCGACGGTCGCGAGAATGCTCATTGTCCGGGGGTTTCATGCCTCCCTCTTAACGCTTTCTCGGTCGCTCGTCGCCGAACGCCCCATCCATTTAATCGGGCCGCCACTAACACACTGACGTGATCCCTCCGCTCGCACGCCGGTTCGTCGCCGGCGAGACGGCCGCCGAGGCGCTGGACCACGCGGAGACGCTGAACGACCGGGGGGTAGGGGCTATCCTGAACCACCTCGGCGAACACTACGAGACGCGCGACCCGGCCGACGCGGACGCCGAGGCGTACCAGCGGCTCGTCGACGATATCGTCCAGATGGGTCTGGACGCGTGCGTCTCGGTCAAACCTTCCCAGCTCGGCCTCTCCGTCGGCGAAGACGTCTTCCGGGAGAACCTCTCG contains the following coding sequences:
- a CDS encoding uroporphyrinogen-III synthase, which produces MREEPRLRVAVFRPDDERLADAVELLESLGADPVADPMLVVEPTGNAPREGADYVILTSKTGVELAAEAGWEPGDSTVCAIGAATADALGEAGYDVDLVPEEYTSSGLVAALEDDVDGASVEVARSDHGSAVLTDGLADAGADVHETVLYRLVRPKGAGESVELAADGDLDAALFTSSLTVEHFLDAAEERGVRDDALAGLNDAVVGAIGDPTRETAESHGIDVDVVPETADFEVLACAVVEDAAPTHRE
- the cobA gene encoding uroporphyrinogen-III C-methyltransferase yields the protein MTGTVYLVGSGPGDPELLTVKAKRLIDEADVVLHDKLPGPEILEAIPGEKREDVGKRASGEWTPQEYTNRRMVELAEEGNDVVRLKGGDPTVFGRGGEEMAYLAEHEIPFEVVPGITSAVAGPEVAGIPVTHRDHASSVSFVTGHEDPTKEESAIDWGALAATGGTIVVLMGVGKLPDYTGALREAGMAPETPVALVERATRPEQRVAVGTLDSIVDVRDEDGIEPPAITVIGDVAGERERVKAFLQNERLDDGQEATEDA
- the hemC gene encoding hydroxymethylbilane synthase; the encoded protein is MTTRGTLRLATRGSDLALRQAAAVREALEDRRYDVEIVEVETTGDQIRDELIHRLGKTGAFVRSLDEQVLDGSVDAAVHSMKDVPTEQPDSLVVAAVPQRADPSDVLVTPDGATLSELPEGATVGTSSLRRKAELLAERPDLDVQPLRGNVDTRVEKLLAPSLQAEHEERSEEEKERKERLEDDEYVFPYDQDVEEWFDGLREIERQALGRDVDTEFDAIVLARAGLERSGLLYNVEATPLSTETFVPAPGQGALAVATADGEVAEEINEVLDHPRSRAETTVERVILEELGGGCVAPLGIHAVLQGRSVRTRVRVLSQDGTEEVSATRDIPVDHHVDGAKSFAADLADQGAKDMIEAAKKELDDGGEADDDAASAVETDDEGIAEDGGATEE
- a CDS encoding CDP-2,3-bis-(O-geranylgeranyl)-sn-glycerol synthase, which encodes MSILATVATALWAMLPAYVPNNAAVLAGGGRPIDGGRTWNGKRVLGDGKTWRGTFAGTVAGTALALLLNAVNGTANDALGISSLPEFPLLAAVGLALGAMLGDVGASFLKRRTGRERGAAFPGLDQLDFVVGALLLAAVADFGWFTETFTVPVLVVILVATPLLHVATNAIAYWLGLKDEPW